Within bacterium, the genomic segment CCGGTCGGCAAGCCGGCGGTCGCGGTCGAGGCCTACACCCTCGTCCCCGCGGAGCGGGTGGACGCGATCGACGTGACCGGCACGCTGACGGCGAAGTTCGAGGCCGCCGTGCGCGCCGAGTACTCCGCCGTCGTGCGCGACGTCTACGTCAGCGAGTGGGTCAGGGTGCGCAAGGGGCAGGCCCTCGCCCGCCTCGACCTGCGCGAGCCGGAAACCCAGGCGCTGCGGGCCAAGGCCGGCGCGGCGTCGGCGAAGGCCGCGCTGCTCGAGGCCGAGGC encodes:
- a CDS encoding efflux RND transporter periplasmic adaptor subunit; the encoded protein is MKHRCLYVAAAALLAAGVLSGCRNGGAAPVGKPAVAVEAYTLVPAERVDAIDVTGTLTAKFEAAVRAEYSAVVRDVYVSEWVRVRKGQALARLDLREPETQALRAKAGAASAKAALLEAEARARQAEREGDRMEQLKANGLATQQALDDAKTAREAAAAALEAARGQLRAAEE